One Drechmeria coniospora strain ARSEF 6962 chromosome 01, whole genome shotgun sequence genomic region harbors:
- a CDS encoding cystathionine beta-lyase: MPIRNPFTTRRADADADAEADAEADVDVDVDDEHVPSVPALEKLYCQPGFERVDTVGSKASSILSSRSSRSQDTGEYKMSGARAPKFHRPPPQPLPPPCIPISDPDLDPPVPVPPRLTISRPDSRQRQRRLPAGDPLYAAPVPRPHRPRELTSQDISARSPVATSPVSPTGQTFDSSYLPRVPRSAMDRRIERQPPTAEEGFEDVGLEDHKPPPTRLRGFFSKFAESQDRDSAGDTSVSRFFITGRKRGNSGQGAELTRMERPPVADEARCAQHSMANGKVIEVPAAATASGPPTAASDDSADDAVALGRLSLSSRTVHADDRIAAHRAVAPAMHVSTTFRYSDDPDQLLGWDNIDPAAPRDSHIYSRDSCPNTTRLEALLTSILGGPSLTYSSGLAAFHAMLVRINPRRIAIGDGYHGCHGVIDLLSRLTGLERLPLDCDESALRAGDVVHVETPLNPTGEARNLQHYADKARRVGAYLTVDATFAPPPLLEPFAWGADVVMHSGTKYFGGHSDMLCGVLALRPGLDWMADLVADRLVLGSVMGSLEGWLGMRSLRTLELRVTRQSATASALVAWLAREMQDRSSAVGSLVDRVQHASLQAEASSEGSWLRRQMPAGYGAVFAVWMRDQKAAMTLPSRLRLFHHATSLGGVESLIEWRAMSDPAVDRRLLRLSIGVESLEDLTEDLRQGLESLRPPEHAADLNRVARDDCPTARSSSAKIPSQCPSARLVSMPRIALFRLPTKLRRRVRRNRMATLAAVAALLFLLVLPLYSVYCIYKPPRYLIGSLRRLFPDVLFEVTTNEKVIALSLDDAPSPHTKDIMAILRENDAHATFFVIGAQVDGREDTLRQLIRDGHELANHAMHDEPSTSLSNDQLEAQVKEVKAKLVTAYEAEKKILPNNYFRPGSGFFNLRMRDMLGNRGFRIVLGSIYPHDPQIPYPTVNAKHILSMAHPGAIIICHDRRGWTAPMLSTVLPELRRRGYKIVTITDLVKTAYPMGMQ; the protein is encoded by the exons ATGCCGATCCGCAACCCTTTCACGACGCGCAgagccgatgccgatgccgatgccgaggccgatgccgaggccgacgtcgacgtcgacgtcgacgacgagcatgtGCCTTCGGTTCCGGCGTTGGAGAAGCTATACTGCCAGCCCGGCTTCGAGCGCGTCGACACGGTCGGGTCCAAGGCGTCGTCCATCCTGAGCTCGCGCAGCTCCAGAAGTCAAGATACCGGCGAGTACAAGATGAGCGGTGCGCGAGCCCCCAAGTTCCACCGACCCCCTCCGCaacccctccctcctccttgcATCCCCATCTCCGACCCCGACCTCGACCCCCCCGTCCCCGTGCCACCTCGACTGACCATCTCTCGGCCCGACAGTCGTCAACGACAGCGGCGTCTACCTGCCG GCGATCCTTTGTACGCCGCACCTGTCCCCCGGCCGCACCGTCCTCGTGAGCTGACCAGCCAGGACATCTCTGCCCGGTCGCCGGTCGCCACCAGCCCCGTCTCCCCGACGGGTCAGACGTTCGACTCCAGCTACCTCCCGCGCGTCCCCCGCTCGGCCATGGACCGCAGGATAGAGCgccagccgccgacggccgaggaggggttcgaggacgtcgggctcgaggaccacaagccgccgccgacccgcCTCCGCGGCTTCTTCTCCAAGTTTGCCGAGTCGCAGGATCGGGACTCGGCCGGGGACACCTCCGTCTCTCGATTCTTCATCACCGGCCGAAAGCGCGGCAACAGCGGCCAGGGCGCCGAGCTCACCAGAATGGAGCGACCGCCGGTagccgacgaggcacgaTGCGC GCAGCACAGCATGGCGAATGGAAAAGTGATCGAGGTGCCGGCAGCCGCCACGGCTTCTGGGCCTCCgaccgccgcctccgacgaCTCCGCtgatgatgccgtcgccctcggccggctgTCCTTGTCGTCCCGGACCGTTCACGCCGATgaccgcatcgccgcccaCCGAGCCGTGGCGCCGGCCATGCACGTCAGCACGACGTTCCGGTACAGCGACGACCCGGATCAGCTGCTCGGCTGGGACAACATCGAC ccggcggcgccgcgcGACTCGCACATCTACTCGCGCGATTCTTGCCCCAATACGACACGGCTCGAGGCCCTGCTCAcctccatcctcggcggcccgTCCTTGACCTACTCGTCGGGCCTCGCGGCCTTCCACGCCATGCTGGTGCGCATCAACCCGCGTCGCATCGCCATAGGCGACGGCTACCACGGCTGCCACGGCGTCATCGACCTGTTGTCGCGGTTGACGGGCCTCGAGCGGCTGCCGCTCGACTGCGACGAATCGGCGTTGCGGGcgggcgacgtcgtccaCGTGGAGACGCCCCTCAACCCGACGGGCGAGGCACGCAACCTGCAGCACTACGCCGACAAGGCCCGACGGGTGGGCGCCTACCTGACCGTCGATGCCACCtttgcgccgccgccgctgctcgaGCCCTTTGCGtggggcgccgacgtcgtcatgCACAGCGGCACCAAGTACTTTGGCGGCCATTCGGACATGCTCTGCGGCGTCCTGGCGCTGCGGCCGGGTCTGGACTGGATGGcagacctcgtcgccgaccggctcgtcctcggttCCGTCATGGGCAGCCTCGAGGGCTGGTTGGGCATGCGATCGTTGCGGACGCTCGAGCTGCGCGTCACACGCCAGAGCGCCACCGCCTCGGCTCTGGTCGCCTGGCTCGCCCGGGAGATGCAAGACCGGAGCTCGGCCGTgggcagcctcgtcgaccgggTGCAGCACGCGAGCctgcaggccgaggccaGTTCGGAGGGGAGCTGGTTGCGCAGGCAGATGCCAGCCGGCTACGGTGCCGTCTTTGCCGTGTGGATGAGGGACCAgaaggcggccatgacgctgCCCAGTCGCCTGCGGCTCTTCCACCACGCGacgagcctcggcggcgtcgagagcCTCATCGAGTGGCGGGCCATGTCGGACCCGGCCGTCGACAGGAGGCTGCTGCGCTTGAGCATCGGTGTAGAATCACTCGAGGACCTCACCGAGGATCTCCGACAGGGACTCGAGTCATTGCG GCCTCCGGAGCATGCCGCCGACCTGAACCGAGTTGCGCGCGACGAttgcccgacggcgaggagctcctCTGCGAAGATCCCCAGCCAATGTCCCTCGGCTCGCCTCGTCTCCATGCCCCGAATCGCTCTCTTTCGCCTCCCGACCAAGCTTCGGCGACGGGTCCGACGCAACCGCATGgccaccctcgccgccgtcgccgccctccttttcctcctcgtcctgcccCTCTACTCGGTCTACTGCATCTACAAGCCCCCGCGCTACCTCATCGGCAGCCTGCGCCGCCTCTTCCCCGATGTCCTCTTCGAGGTGACGACGAATGAGAAGGTGATCGCCCTGTcgctcgacgatgcgccCTCGCCCCACACCAAGGATATCATGGCCATCCTGCGGGAAAACGACGCGCACGCCACCTtcttcgtcatcggcgcCCAGGTCGACGGACGGGAGGACACGCTGCGGCAGCTGATCCGCGACGGACACGAGCTGGCCAACCACGCGATGCACGACgagccctcgacgtcgctcTCAAACGACCAGCTCGAGGCACAGGTCAAGGAGGTCAAGGCGAAGCTCGTGACCGCCTACGAAGCCGAGAAGAAGATACTGCCCAACAACTATTTCCGTCCAGGTTCCGGCTTCTTCAACCTGCGCATGCGAGACATGCTCGGCAACAGGGGCTTccgcatcgtcctcggcagcaTATACCCCCACGACCCCCAGATACCGTACCCCACCGTCAACGCGAAGCACATCCTGAGCATGGCCCACCCGggcgccatcatcatctGCCACGACCGTCGTGGTTGGACCGCGCCCATGTTGAGCACCGTCCTCCCCGAGCTGCGTCGGCGGGGCTACAAGATTGTCACCATTACAGACCTCGTCAAGACGGCTTACCCCATGGGCATGCAGTGA
- a CDS encoding 2-heptaprenyl-1,4-naphthoquinone methyltransferase, whose product MAPPAVVDKAVISGFANAEAYDAHRPSYPAQAVDGLLGHLGIANKPGARIVDLAAGTGKFTELLAARPEVFEILAVEPHEKMRENLEAKRLRGVTTRDGVAAKMDVPDGWADAVIAAQVRHGRGPRRDSPRPQARGLAGHDLERRRLLVSPAPPPAFDPRSGFFSHNRADNQPKNWTPSTRWEAGMKELVVSAPPDGPKRFRDGAWMDVFDRQSSAARPLFTTPIGQDRVPFTVWRTKEALWDRLNTLSHIFVLPDAEKAAFKAKFEQILKGGDGNWNDKQEVEFHGATAYAWTKGL is encoded by the exons ATGGCACCGCCAGCTGTCGTGGACAAGGCCGTCATATCCGGCTTCGCCAACGCAGAAGCATATGATGCGCACCGGCCATCGTACCCGGcgcaagccgtcgacggactgCTCGGCCACCTAGGCATCGCCAACAAGCCGGGCGCCAGGATCGTCGACCTCGCGGCGGGAACAGGCAAGTTCACCGAGCTGCTGGCGGCTCGGCCGGAGGTGTTTGAGAttctcgccgtcgaaccCCATGAGAAGATGAGGGAGaacctcgaggccaagaggCTGAGGGGTGTGACGACGCGCGACGGAGTCGCCGCCAAGATGGATGTTCCCGACGGGTGGGCCGACGCCGTGATTGCCGCGCAG GTTCGCCACGGAAgaggccctcgccgagatTCGCCGCGTCCTCAAGCCCGGGGGCTCGCTGGCCATGATTTGGAACGTCGAAGACTGTTGGTCTCTCCCGCTCCGCCCCCTGCGTTCGACCCTCGTTCTGGTTTCTTTTCTCACAATCGAGCAGACAACCAGCCCAAGAATtggacgccctcgacgaggtgggAGGCGGGCATGaaggagctcgtcgtcagCGCCCCACCCGACGGGCCCAAGCGATTCCGCGACGGCGCGTGGATGGATGTCTTCGACCGCCAGTCGAGCGCGGCACGGCCCTTGTTCACCACACCCATCGGCCAGGATAGGGTGCCGTTCACCGTCTGGCGGACCAAGGAGGCGCTTTGGGACCGCCTCAACACCCTGAGCCACATCTTCGTCCTCCCGGATGCGGAAAAGGCTGCCTTCAAGGCCAAGTTTGAGCAAATCTTGAAGGGTGGCGATGGAAACTGGAACGACAAGCAGGAGGTTGAGTTTCACGGTGCGACGGCATATGCCTGGACGAAGGGACTGTGA
- a CDS encoding U6 snRNA-associated Sm-like protein LSm6, protein MENGSVSQGEGKDPSSFLSDIIGNPVTVKLNSGVVYKGERITCRSRCGDAGEMLTTLRRPGELQSVDGYMNIALEKTEEYVNGTKRREYGDAFVRGNNVMYISADS, encoded by the exons ATGGAAAACGGCAGCGTCTCGCAGGGCGAGGGCAAAGACCCGTCTAGCTTCCTCAGCGACATCATCGGAAATCCCGTCACTGTCAAGCTCAATTCCGGCGTTGTCTACAAGGGTGAGAGGATCACTTGCCGGTCACGGTGCGGGGATGCGGGTGAAATGCTGACGACGCTGCGGCGACCAGGCGAACTGCAATCCGTCGACGGATACATGAACATTGCGCTGGAGAAGACGGAGGAGTACGTCAACGGCACGAAACGGAGGGAGTACGGCGATGCCTTTGTACGAGGCAACAACG TGATGTATATTTCTGCAGACTCATGA
- a CDS encoding peroxin 26 gives MSSLNGSSFGGLSPTVTSTATAEPFASNLLSSSISSLSSSTTAARHTSHTSKTYRQASTLFLTRRLPEALTTLAPLITPLADGEPAPVAGASRTTRIKVWSLYLTILNAILELEAEEGKDAFGHQEWRALCSMVRDGTIWEDVVRNGYHGVEGDVDSDVVINLATLLLAHARDQTLNQRKLETYLASSNAPNLDLAGKLAGSPAPGGRMGQRYRSPAPGTSGANTPRDLNARVKILELYTLHVLLRNNEWEYAREFISLSSVLDDERREAFLQALQSLQDEQREQERLAQEERERQESQLRRELEAARRQRAENEERDRKRLEEERVRREGSEVDYGIEQTPSFAATANGDTPRHNKLQPRPARTSLSRPNGNAAAPQTFTAKASVILSRLRNLIDELAASLNGNPALVMRLLAFIIGLVLLFGHRGIRQRVQRMLAASWNKVKATAGMGTKVSYI, from the exons ATGTCGTCCTTGAACGGCTCGTCCTTTGGCGGCCTCAGCCCGACCgtcacctcgacggcgacggccgaacCGTTCGCAAGCAACCTGCTCTCgtcctccatctcctccctGTCCTCGTCTaccaccgccgcccgccaTACGTCTCACACATCCAAGACATACCGTCAGGCCTCGACCCTCTTTCTGACGCGTCGCCTGCCCGAAGCGCTGACCACGCTGGCGCCGCTCATCAccccgctcgccgacggggagcccgcgcccgtcgccggcgcctcgcGCACCACCCGCATCAAGGTGTGGAGCCTGTACCTGACCATTCTCAATGCCATTCTCGAGCTGGAAGCCGAAGAGGGCAAGGATGCCTTTGGCCATCAGGAATGGAGGGCCCTCTGCAGCATGGTCCGCGACGGCACCATCTGGGAAGACGTCGTCCGGAACGGCTACCACGGTGTCGAGGGAGACGTCGACTCTGACGTCGTCATCAACCT CGCAACCCTTCTCCTCGCACATGCGCGCGACCAAACGTTGAACCAGCGCAAGCTGGAGACCTACCTCGCCTCCTCCAACGCGCCCAACCTCGACCTGGCCGGCAAGCTTGCTGGCTCGCCGGCCCCCGGCGGCCGCATGGGCCAGCGCTACAGGTCCCCAGCCCCAGGCACGAGCGGCGCAAACACGCCGCGGGACCTCAACGCGAGGGTCAAGATACTCGAGCTCTACACCCTCCACGTGCTGCTGCGGAACAACGAGTGGGAGTACGCGCGCGAGTTCATCAGCCTCAgctccgtcctcgacgacgagcgcagGGAAGCCTTCCTGCAGGCGCTGCAGAGCTTGCAGGACGAGCAGCGGGAGCAGGAGCGGCTGGCCCAGGAGGAGCGCGAGCGGCAGGAGAGCCAGCTGCGGAGGGAGCTCgaagcggcgaggcggcagAGGGCCGAGAATGAAGAGAGGGACAGGAAACGGCTCGAAGAGGAGCGGGTGAGACGGGAAGGGAGCGAAGTCGACTATGGTATCGAACAGACGCCCAGCTTCGCGGCAACAGCCAACGGAGATACGCCCCGGCACAACAAGTTGCAACCGCGGCCAGCGAGAACGTCATTGTCTCGACCTAACGGCAATGCTGCCGCGCCGCAGACTTTTACCGCAAAGGCAAGCGTGATTCTCTCACGGCTGCGCAACCTCATCGACGAACTCGCCGCCTCTCTGAATGGCAACCCGGCCCTCGTGATGAGGCTGCTGGCCTTTATCATCGGACTTGTCCTTTTATTTGGCCACCGGGGCATCAGGCAGCGGGTGCAACGGATGCTGGCCGCGTCGTGGAACAAGGTGAAGGCCACGGCAGGCATGGGCACCAAGGTCAGCTACATCTAA